One window from the genome of Strix uralensis isolate ZFMK-TIS-50842 chromosome 22, bStrUra1, whole genome shotgun sequence encodes:
- the NGFR gene encoding tumor necrosis factor receptor superfamily member 16, giving the protein MAGLLPLLLLLLPAGPTWGSKDKCFTKMYTTSGECCKACNLGEGVVQPCGVNQTVCEPCLDSVTYSDTVSATEPCKPCTQCVGLQSMSAPCVESDDAVCRCAYGYYQDELSGSCKECRVCEVGFGLMFPCQDSQDTVCEECPEGTFSSEANFVDPCLPCTTCEENEVMVKECTAISDAECRDLHPRWTTHTPSLGGSDSPEPITRDPFNTEVMPSTLADTVTTIMGSSQPVVSRGTADNLIPVYCSILAAVVVGLVAYIAFKRWNNCKQNKQGANNRPVNQTPSPEGEKLHSDSGISVDSQSLHDQQPPSQSTQGPAPKGDGNLYTNLPPSKQEEVEKLLGSSVEETWRQLAEELGYKEDLIDSFTREESPARALLADWSSKETATLDALLTALRKIQRGDIAESLYSESTATSPV; this is encoded by the exons ATGGCCGGgctcctgccgctgctgctgctcctgctcccggCG GGACCTACCTGGGGCTCCAAGGACAAGTGCTTCACCAAGATGTACACGACAAGCGGGGAGTGCTGCAAAGCCTGCAACCTGGGCGAGGGGGTGGTGCAGCCCTGTGGGGTCAACCAGACCGTCTGCGAGCCCTGCCTGGACA GCGTCACCTACTCGGACACGGTGAGCGCCACGGAGCCGTGCAAGCCCTGCACGCAGTGCGTGGGGCTGCAGAGCATGTCTGCGCCCTGCGTGGAGTCCGACGACGCCGTCTGCCGCTGCGCCTACGGCTACTACCAGGACGAGCTGAGCGGGAGCTGCAAGGAGTGCCGGGTGTGCGAGGTGGGCTTCGGCCTCATGTTCCCCTGCCAGGACTCGCAGGACACGGTCTGCGAGGAGTGTCCCGAGGGCACCTTCTCCAGTGAAGCCAACTTCGTGgacccctgcctgccctgcaccACCTGCGAGGAGAATGAAGTGATGGTGAAGGAGTGCACGGCCATCTCGGATGCCGAATGCAGAG ACCTGCACCCTCGCTGGACAACACACACGCCATCCCTGGGAGGCTCCGACAGCCCTGAGCCAATCACCAGGGACCCCTTCAACACTGAAGTGATGCCCAGCACCCTGGCAGACACCGTCACCACCATCATGGGCAGCTCGCAGCCCGTTGTCAGCCGCGGCACGGCCGACAACCTCATCCCTGTCTACTGCTCCATCCTGGCAGCcgtggtggtggggctggtggcctACATCGCTTTCAAAAG GTGGAACAACTGCAAACAGAACAAGCAAGGGGCCAACAACCGCCCGGTGAACCAGACGCCTTCGCCGGAGGGGGAGAAGCTGCACAGCGACAGCGGCATCTCGGTGGACAGCCAGAGCCTGCACGACCAGCAGCCGCCCAGCCAGAGCACCCAGGGGCCAG CCCCCAAAGGAGATGGGAACCTCTACACCAACCTGCCACCCAGcaagcaggaggaggtggagaagctGCTGGGCAGCTCTGTGGAGGAGACGTGGAGGCAGCTGGCTGAGGAGCTGGGCTACAAAGAGGATCTCATAGACTCCTTCACCCGGGAGGAATCGCCTGCCCGGGCTCTCCTGGCCGACTGGTCCTCCAAGGAGACGGCCACCCTCGACGCCCTGCTCACTGCCCTGCGCAAGATCCAGCGCGGGGACATCGCCGAGAGCTTGTACAGCGAGTCCACCGCCACCTCCCCTGTCTGA